In Variovorax paradoxus, a single genomic region encodes these proteins:
- a CDS encoding glycogen/starch/alpha-glucan phosphorylase, translating into MTIKDFAYDHPDRDVAAFKRAVANKLIYAVGKDPVAASQDDWLNATSQAVRDQLVERWMMTTRANYAQDLKRVYYLSMEFLIGRTFTNALLAVDLYDTVREALADFGVDMDALAEREPDAALGNGGLGRLAACFLDSMATLGVPGMGYGIRYEYGMFRQRIVDGQQVETPDYWLTRGNPWEFQRPEVNYRVRFGGHVQKREGANVPPGAVDWVDTHDVLAVAYDTIIPGYGTQATNTLRLWSARATEEIDLSAFNRGNYMGAVESKNQSENVSRVLYPDDSTPSGRELRLHQEYFFCSASVQDLLRRYLRNHKTFDQLSEKVSIHLNDTHPVLAVPELMRLLLDQHGMPWDEAWAHTQKVFSYTNHTLMHEALETWPVEMLGRILPRHLQIIYDINARFLATVTQKLGNDVELMRRLSLVDEAGERRVRMAYVAVLASHSVNGVSGLHSELMKQSIFSDFAKLFPERFNNKTNGVTPRRWLAQANPPLAALLDQRIGKGWRRDLSQLEALKPMAVQPAFVRAFRHAKRENKLRLANWVEQHLKIDLDTDAMFDVQVKRIHEYKRQLLNVLHVVARYHRILDAQAAGGAVDIVPRVVVFAGKAASAYVMAKLVIRLINDVASIVNADARVGKLLKVVFLPNYSVSLAEIIMPAADLSEQISTAGTEASGTGNMKFALNGALTIGTLDGANVEMRENVGPENIFIFGNTAPEVADIRARGYQPRDIYEGDAELKRVLDAIRDGAFSPGEPARYQGIYDALVNWGDHYLLLADYASYVAKQAEVDALYRDSDAWTRMAVLNVAGMGAFSSDRTIAQYAHEIWHTKPVVLG; encoded by the coding sequence ATGACGATCAAGGACTTCGCCTACGACCACCCCGACCGCGACGTCGCGGCCTTCAAGCGCGCGGTGGCCAACAAGCTGATCTACGCGGTCGGCAAGGACCCGGTCGCCGCCAGCCAGGACGACTGGCTCAACGCCACCTCGCAGGCGGTGCGCGACCAGCTGGTCGAGCGCTGGATGATGACCACGCGCGCCAACTACGCGCAGGACCTCAAGCGCGTCTACTACCTGTCGATGGAGTTCCTCATCGGGCGCACCTTCACCAACGCGCTGCTGGCCGTGGACCTGTACGACACCGTGCGCGAGGCGCTGGCCGACTTCGGCGTCGACATGGACGCGCTGGCCGAGCGCGAGCCCGACGCGGCCCTGGGCAACGGCGGCCTGGGCCGGCTCGCGGCCTGCTTTCTCGATTCGATGGCCACCCTCGGCGTGCCGGGCATGGGCTACGGCATCCGCTACGAATACGGCATGTTCCGCCAGCGCATCGTCGACGGCCAGCAGGTGGAGACGCCCGACTACTGGCTCACGCGCGGCAACCCGTGGGAGTTCCAGCGGCCCGAGGTGAACTACCGCGTGCGCTTCGGCGGCCACGTGCAAAAGCGCGAAGGCGCCAACGTGCCGCCCGGCGCGGTCGACTGGGTCGACACGCACGACGTGCTGGCCGTGGCCTACGACACCATCATCCCGGGCTACGGCACGCAGGCCACCAACACGCTGCGGCTGTGGTCGGCGCGTGCCACCGAGGAGATCGACCTCTCGGCCTTCAACCGCGGCAACTACATGGGCGCGGTGGAGAGCAAGAACCAGTCGGAGAACGTCTCGCGCGTGCTCTACCCCGACGACTCCACGCCCTCCGGGCGCGAACTGCGGCTGCATCAGGAGTACTTCTTCTGCAGCGCCAGCGTGCAGGACCTGCTGCGCCGCTACCTGCGCAACCACAAGACCTTCGACCAGCTCTCCGAGAAGGTCAGCATCCACCTGAACGACACCCATCCGGTGCTCGCCGTGCCAGAGCTCATGCGCCTGCTGCTGGACCAGCACGGCATGCCGTGGGACGAGGCCTGGGCGCACACGCAGAAGGTGTTCAGCTACACCAACCACACGCTGATGCACGAGGCGCTGGAGACCTGGCCGGTCGAGATGCTGGGGCGCATCCTGCCGCGCCACCTGCAGATCATCTACGACATCAACGCGCGCTTCCTGGCCACCGTGACGCAGAAGCTGGGCAACGACGTGGAGCTGATGCGCAGGCTGTCGCTGGTCGACGAGGCCGGCGAACGGCGCGTGCGCATGGCCTACGTGGCGGTGCTGGCGAGCCACTCGGTCAACGGGGTGTCGGGGCTGCACTCGGAGCTGATGAAGCAGTCGATCTTCTCGGACTTCGCGAAGCTTTTTCCCGAGCGCTTCAACAACAAGACCAACGGCGTCACGCCGCGCCGCTGGCTGGCGCAGGCCAACCCGCCGCTGGCGGCGCTGCTGGACCAGCGCATCGGCAAGGGCTGGCGGCGCGACCTGTCGCAGCTGGAGGCCCTGAAGCCGATGGCCGTGCAGCCGGCCTTCGTGCGCGCCTTCCGCCATGCCAAGCGCGAGAACAAGCTGCGGCTGGCCAACTGGGTCGAGCAGCACCTGAAGATCGACCTGGACACCGACGCGATGTTCGACGTGCAGGTCAAGCGCATCCACGAGTACAAGCGGCAGTTGCTCAACGTGCTGCACGTGGTGGCGCGCTATCACCGCATCCTCGACGCGCAGGCGGCGGGCGGCGCCGTGGACATCGTGCCGCGCGTGGTCGTGTTCGCCGGCAAGGCGGCTTCGGCCTATGTGATGGCCAAGCTGGTGATCCGGCTCATCAACGACGTGGCCAGCATCGTCAACGCCGACGCGCGCGTGGGCAAGCTGCTGAAGGTGGTGTTCCTGCCGAACTACAGCGTGAGCCTGGCCGAGATCATCATGCCGGCGGCCGACCTGTCGGAGCAGATCTCCACCGCGGGCACGGAGGCCTCGGGCACCGGCAACATGAAGTTCGCGCTGAACGGCGCGCTGACCATCGGCACGCTGGACGGCGCCAACGTGGAAATGCGCGAGAACGTGGGGCCGGAGAACATCTTCATCTTCGGCAACACCGCGCCCGAGGTGGCCGACATCCGCGCGCGCGGCTACCAGCCGCGCGACATCTACGAAGGCGACGCCGAACTCAAGCGCGTGCTCGACGCGATCCGAGACGGCGCGTTCTCGCCGGGCGAGCCGGCGCGCTACCAGGGCATCTACGACGCGCTGGTGAACTGGGGCGACCACTACCTGCTGCTGGCGGACTACGCGAGCTACGTGGCGAAGCAGGCCGAGGTGGATGCGCTGTATCGCGACTCGGATGCGTGGACGCGGATGGCTGTTCTGAACGTGGCGGGCATGGGCGCGTTTTCATCGGACCGCACGATTGCGCAGTACGCGCATGAGATCTGGCATACGAAGCCTGTAGTTCTAGGCTGA
- the glgA gene encoding glycogen synthase GlgA, which yields MRILQVSAELFPLLKTGGLADIAGALPLALMAEGQDARVLLPGFPAITRGVRELAPVAEFDAPWGERFALRLGHVAVDGTPGIPAYVIDAPALYDRPGNPYEDNSRQPYGDNHRRFALLGWAAARLAQGLDPSWQPEVVHAHDWHAALAPAYLHFAREAGQPGASRVGSVFTVHNLAYQGLFAPWNFAELGLPGPAFQMNGVEYHGQVSFMKGGLCYADRLTTVSPTYALEIQTPEQGCGLDGLLRQRSGVLSGILNAVDDQVWNPATDPALVQGYHTPEGRHMAGKARCKSVLQHQLGLAERPDTPLFILVSRLTEQKGLGLVLDGLDALLAQGGQLALLGSGEGWLEDAFRQRAAAAPQSVSVTIGYDETLAHQLFGAGDVTLVPSLFEPCGLTQMYGLKYGSLPLVRRVGGLADTVVDSTLEDLAGGEATGFVFDRFEVADYQRAVRRAFALYQRAPDWRRVRGNAMRRPADWATAAARYIDVYRQALAAAAA from the coding sequence ATGCGAATCCTGCAAGTCAGCGCCGAACTCTTTCCCCTGCTGAAGACGGGCGGACTGGCGGACATCGCCGGCGCCCTCCCCCTGGCGCTCATGGCCGAGGGCCAGGACGCGCGCGTGCTGCTGCCGGGCTTTCCGGCGATCACCCGGGGCGTGCGCGAACTCGCGCCCGTGGCCGAGTTCGACGCGCCCTGGGGCGAGCGCTTCGCGCTGCGGCTGGGGCATGTGGCGGTCGATGGCACGCCGGGCATTCCGGCCTATGTGATCGATGCGCCGGCGCTCTACGACCGGCCCGGCAACCCGTATGAAGACAATTCGCGCCAGCCCTACGGCGACAACCACCGGCGCTTCGCGCTGCTGGGCTGGGCGGCGGCGCGGCTCGCGCAGGGGCTCGATCCATCCTGGCAGCCCGAGGTGGTGCATGCGCACGACTGGCATGCCGCGCTCGCGCCGGCCTACCTGCATTTCGCGCGCGAAGCCGGCCAGCCGGGCGCGTCGCGCGTGGGCAGCGTGTTCACCGTGCACAACCTGGCCTACCAGGGCCTCTTCGCGCCTTGGAACTTCGCGGAACTCGGCCTGCCCGGTCCCGCGTTCCAGATGAACGGCGTGGAGTACCACGGCCAGGTCTCGTTCATGAAGGGCGGCCTGTGCTACGCCGACCGGCTCACCACCGTGAGCCCGACCTACGCGCTGGAGATCCAGACGCCTGAGCAGGGCTGCGGGCTCGACGGCCTGCTGCGCCAGCGCAGCGGCGTGCTCAGCGGCATCCTGAACGCGGTGGACGACCAAGTCTGGAACCCGGCGACCGACCCGGCGCTGGTGCAGGGCTATCACACGCCCGAAGGCCGCCACATGGCCGGCAAGGCGCGCTGCAAGTCGGTGCTGCAGCACCAGCTGGGGCTGGCCGAGCGGCCGGACACGCCGCTGTTCATCCTGGTGAGCCGTCTCACCGAGCAGAAGGGCCTGGGGTTGGTGCTCGACGGCCTCGATGCGCTGCTCGCGCAGGGCGGCCAGCTCGCGCTGCTGGGCAGCGGCGAGGGCTGGCTCGAAGACGCCTTCAGGCAGCGCGCCGCGGCCGCGCCGCAATCGGTCAGCGTGACCATCGGCTACGACGAGACGCTCGCGCACCAGCTCTTCGGCGCCGGCGACGTGACGCTGGTGCCTTCGCTCTTCGAGCCTTGCGGCCTCACGCAGATGTACGGCCTGAAGTACGGCAGCCTGCCGCTGGTGCGCCGCGTCGGCGGACTGGCCGACACGGTGGTCGACAGCACGCTCGAGGACCTGGCCGGCGGCGAGGCCACCGGCTTCGTGTTCGATCGCTTCGAGGTGGCCGACTACCAGCGCGCCGTGCGCCGCGCCTTCGCGCTCTACCAGCGCGCGCCCGACTGGCGGCGAGTGCGCGGCAATGCCATGCGCCGCCCCGCCGACTGGGCCACCGCCGCCGCCCGCTACATCGACGTCTACCGGCAGGCCCTTGCCGCCGCCGCGGCCTGA
- the glgC gene encoding glucose-1-phosphate adenylyltransferase, translated as MDNLAPKAPQQQHELQAHQLVRRTIALVLAGGRGSRLKQLTDRRAKPAVYFGGKFRIIDFALSNCLNSGIRRMAVVTQYKSHSLMRHLQRGWSFLRAELNEMVDVLPAQQRVGDEHWYRGTADAVFQNLDIIQTRSTPHDYVVVLAGDHIYKMDYSIMLKDHAEHGMGCTVGCIEVPRMEATAFGVMHVDGDRKVTAFLEKPADPPAMPGKPDVALASMGIYVFDSDYLYRLLEEDSKDPDSDHDFGKDIIPRAVAEGRALAHPFGMSCVTRAMRGGDSPTYWRDVGTIDAFWAANLDLASITPELDIYDTNWPIWTYQRQLPPAKFVFGRDGKPGLTTNTIVSGGCIVSGSSVSDSVLFSGVRIHSFCTISQAVLLPDVEVGRGCRLSKVVIDRACVIPEDMVIGEDAEADAARFERTENGVVLVTREMLKRLAAD; from the coding sequence ATGGACAACCTCGCACCCAAAGCACCGCAGCAGCAGCACGAGCTGCAGGCCCATCAACTGGTGCGCCGCACCATCGCCCTGGTGCTGGCCGGCGGGCGCGGCTCCCGCCTCAAGCAGCTGACCGACCGGCGCGCCAAGCCGGCGGTGTACTTCGGCGGCAAGTTCCGCATCATCGATTTCGCGCTGTCGAACTGCCTGAACTCCGGCATCCGGCGCATGGCGGTGGTCACGCAGTACAAGTCGCATTCGCTCATGCGACACCTGCAGCGCGGCTGGAGCTTCCTGCGGGCCGAGCTCAACGAGATGGTCGACGTGCTGCCCGCGCAGCAGCGCGTGGGCGACGAGCACTGGTACCGCGGCACGGCCGACGCGGTGTTCCAGAACCTGGACATCATCCAGACCCGCTCCACGCCGCACGACTACGTCGTGGTGCTGGCCGGCGACCATATCTACAAGATGGACTACTCGATCATGCTGAAGGACCATGCCGAACACGGCATGGGCTGCACCGTCGGCTGCATCGAGGTGCCGCGCATGGAGGCCACCGCCTTCGGCGTGATGCACGTGGACGGCGACCGCAAGGTCACGGCCTTCCTGGAAAAGCCCGCCGACCCGCCGGCCATGCCCGGCAAGCCCGACGTGGCGCTGGCCAGCATGGGCATCTACGTGTTCGATTCCGACTACCTCTACCGCCTGCTGGAGGAAGACAGCAAGGACCCGGACTCCGACCACGACTTCGGCAAGGACATCATTCCGCGCGCCGTGGCCGAGGGCCGCGCGCTGGCGCATCCGTTCGGCATGTCGTGCGTGACCCGCGCCATGCGCGGTGGCGACAGCCCGACCTACTGGCGCGACGTGGGCACGATCGATGCCTTCTGGGCCGCCAATCTCGATCTGGCCTCGATCACCCCGGAGCTCGACATCTACGACACCAACTGGCCCATCTGGACCTACCAGCGCCAGTTGCCGCCGGCCAAGTTCGTGTTCGGGCGCGATGGCAAGCCCGGCCTCACGACCAACACCATCGTCTCGGGCGGCTGCATCGTGTCGGGGTCGTCGGTGAGCGACTCGGTGCTGTTCTCGGGCGTGCGCATCCACTCGTTCTGCACCATCTCGCAGGCGGTGCTGCTGCCCGACGTGGAAGTGGGCCGCGGCTGCCGCCTGAGCAAGGTGGTGATCGACCGCGCCTGCGTGATTCCCGAGGACATGGTGATCGGCGAGGACGCCGAGGCCGACGCCGCGCGCTTCGAGCGCACCGAGAACGGCGTGGTGCTGGTCACGCGCGAAATGCTCAAGCGGCTCGCGGCCGACTGA